One Pelodiscus sinensis isolate JC-2024 chromosome 25, ASM4963464v1, whole genome shotgun sequence DNA window includes the following coding sequences:
- the PTP4A2 gene encoding protein tyrosine phosphatase type IVA 2 encodes MNRPAPVEITYESMRFLITHNPTNATLNKFTEELKKYGVTTLVRVCDATYDKAPVEKEGIQVLDWPFDDGAPPPNQIVDDWLNLLKTKFREEPGCCIAVHCVAGLGRAPVLVALALIECGMKYEDAVQFIRQKRRGAFNSKQLLYLEKYRPKMRLRFKDTNGHCCVQ; translated from the exons ATGAACCGTCCAGCCCCAGTGGAGATTACTTATGAGAGTATGCGTTTCCTGATCACGCACAACCCAACCAATGCAACTCTCAACAAATTCACAGAG GAGCTTAAGAAGTATGGAGTGACAACTTTGGTGCGAGTTTGTGATGCCACGTATGATAAAGCTCCTGTTGAAAAAGAAGGAATCCAAGTTCTA GACTGGCCATTTGATGATGGAGCGCCACCCCCAAATCAGATAGTTGATGACTGGCTAAACCTGTTGAAAACCAAATTTCGTGAAGAGCCTGGATGCTGCATTGCGGTGCATTGTGTTGCAGGACTGGGAAG GGCCCCAGTCCTGGTTGCACTGGCTCTCATTGAATGCGGAATGAAGTATGAGGATGCAGTTCAGTTCATAAGGCA GAAAAGGAGGGGAGCTTTCAATTCCAAACAGCTGCTTTACCTTGAGAAATACCGACCTAAGATGCGATTGCGCTTCAAAGATACCAACGGTCATTGCTGTGTTCAGTAA